One stretch of Caloenas nicobarica isolate bCalNic1 chromosome 2, bCalNic1.hap1, whole genome shotgun sequence DNA includes these proteins:
- the MASTL gene encoding serine/threonine-protein kinase greatwall isoform X1, translated as MAVKYVSEAALALDYLHRHGIIHRDLKPDNMLISNQGHIKLTDFGLSRVTLNREINMIDILTTPSMAKPKQDYSRTPGQLLSLISSLGFYTPVGMKMPGHNSSQSSDSLQGLVSPLPMVQKENTPLSTKLFKSYLDTSQLTPVMPVRSLTPTLLQSRKRFGTSSASSQSHTYMSSVESECCSSPRWEKDVEQSEDEPCSTTGKTSNSGSALLSNVEFLNSKGIKGLKKKELESAISPISSNDSGSRQKVGSEHSDIRDTPVTTLDVKGIVRKCLSENKIWEEKLFIKKREMANETAETSNEQQSPLRQSEPVKPFKEEEIFEKPGVKRSFELVDTSPCQELNYVKKSNAEYKRGCQILEFPANKRTGLTTDIQSLMLCDDGCLHDTCKSKEDDKSFIGNQQTVEKSLSPIIAKNLMCDLDAHYEKDDKKEYTNSSFLGTDDERPLGILSADSDLSFPEMSVTESHLEKQLLDLDKSVKDLSFEEPKPEDVPITAPESRDASQNGEEAHTVQDCKALQHEKDNDQQHMKETYLDTASSPSEKMMEALNVFKKNAVVFRSYNSPINVSNISEPCSMVSLDIMDLSPACSGSYPTAITPLQKGRPYRVYQTPYQGDAGTPYRTPKSVRRGAAPVEGERILGTPDYLAPELLLTKPHGSAVDWWALGVCLFEFLTGIPPFNDETPTQVFQNILKRDIPWPEGEEKLSDNAQNAIDILLTIDSTKRAGLKELKHHPLFHGVDWDNLQNQTMPFIPQPDDETDTSYFEARNNAQHLTVSGFSL; from the exons ATGGCTGTTAAGTATGTTTCTGAAGCAGCATTGGCTCTTGACTATCTTCACAGGCATGGGATAATCCACAG GGATCTGAAGCCAGACAATATGCTAATTTCTAATCAGGGCCATATAAAGTTGACAGACTTCGGGCTTTCCAGAGTTACTCTGAACAGAG AGATAAATATGATAGATATCCTTACTACACCATCAATGGCAAAGCCAAAGCAAGACTACTCACGTACTCCAGGACAATTGTTGTCTCTCATCAGTTCTCTGGGTTTT TATACGCCTGTTGGAATGAAAATGCCCGGGCACAATTCAAGTCAATCATCTGACAGTCTGCAGGGATTGGTTTCTCCTTTACCTATGGTCCAAAAGGAAAATACCCCTCTTTCAACTAAATTATTCAAATCAT ATCTTGATACTTCTCAATTAACTCCTGTGATGCCGGTGAGAAGTTTAACTCCTACTCTACTTCAGTCAAGAAAAAGGTTTGGTACCTCCAGTGCCAGTAGTCAGTCACATACATACATGTCCAGTGTGGAATCAgagtgctgcagcagccccaggtgGGAGAAAGATGTAGAG CAAAGTGAAGATGAACCATGTTCTACAACAGGCAAAACAAGTAACAGTGGGTCAGCTCTCCTCTCAAATGTAGAATTCCTGAACAGCAAAGGTATTaaaggtttaaagaaaaaagaactggAGTCTGCCATTTCTCCCATCAGCAGCAATGATTCTGGCAGTAGGCAAAAGGTGGGAAGTGAACATTCTGATATAAGAGATACTCCTGTGACAACACTGGATGTAAAAGGCATAGtgagaaaatgtctttctgaaaataagatttgggaagaaaaactcttcataaagaaaagagagatggctaatgaaacagcagaaacttCCAATGAACAACAGTCACCTTTGAGGCAGAGTGAGCCTGTCAAGCCtttcaaagaggaagaaatttttgaaaagCCAGGTGTAAAAAGAAGCTTTGAATTAGTTGACACTAGTCCTTGTCAGGAACTTAACTATGttaaaaaaagcaatgcagaatATAAACGTGGCTGTCAGATTTTAGAATTTCCTGCAAACAAAAGGACAGGTTTGACAACAGACATTCAGTCCTTAATGCTTTGTGATGATGGATGCCTACATGACACCTGCAAAAGCAAGGAAGATGACAAGAGTTTTATTGGTAACCAGCAAACAGTAGAAAAATCACTTAGTCCAATTATAGCCAAAAATCTTATGTGTGATCTGGATGCACACTATGAAAAGGATGATAAAAAGGAGTATACAAACTCAAGTTTTTTAGGCACTGATGATGAAAGACCTTTAGGAATCCTCAGTGCAGATTCTGACTTGTCATTTCCTGAAATGTCTGTTACAGAAAGCCAtttagaaaagcagcttttagaTTTGGACAAAAGTGTTAAAGACCTCTCCTTTGAGGAACCCAAACCAGAAGACGTGCCAATAACAGCACCAGAGTCCCGAGATGCCTCACAAAATGGAGAGGAAGCACATACTGTACAGGACTGCAAGGCATTACAGCATGAAAAGGATAATGACCAGCAACACATGAAAGAAACTTACCTTGACACAGCATCTTCTCCTTCAGAAAAGATGATGGAAGCACTGAATGTCTTCAAAAAGAATGCTGTTGTTTTTCGAAGTTATAATAGTCCAATTAATGTATCCAACATATCTGAGCCATGTAGCATGGTTTCCTTAGATATAATGGATCTTTCACCTGCTTGTAGTGGCTCTTACCCAACAGCTATTACTCCATTACAGAAAGGAAGACCATACAGGGTCTATCAG ACGCCTTATCAGGGAGATGCTGGCACACCATATAGGACTCCAAAGAGTGTCAGAAGAGGAGCTGCCCCCGTAGAAGGTGAACGTATCCTTGGGACCCCAGACTACCTGGCACCTGAGCTGCTTCTGACAAAGCCTCATG GTTCTGCTGTAGACTGGTGGGCCCTTGGAGTTTGTCTGTTTGAGTTCCTAACTGGAATTCCACCTTTTAATGATGAAACACCAACACAagtcttccaaaatattttgaaaagag ATATTCCCTGGCCTGAGGGTGAAGAAAAGCTGTCTGATAACGCCCAAAATGCAATAGATATTCTTCTAACAATTGACAGTACTAAGAGAGCTGGACTGAAGG AACTGAAACATCACCCCCTCTTTCATGGTGTGGACTGGGATAATTTACAGAATCAAACTATGCCATTTATACCTCAGCCGGATGATGAAACTGATACCTCTTACTTTGAAGCTAGGAATAATGCTCAGCACCTGACTGTGTCTGGATTTAGTTTGTAG
- the MASTL gene encoding serine/threonine-protein kinase greatwall isoform X2, translating into MAVKYVSEAALALDYLHRHGIIHRDLKPDNMLISNQGHIKLTDFGLSRVTLNREINMIDILTTPSMAKPKQDYSRTPGQLLSLISSLGFYTPVGMKMPGHNSSQSSDSLQGLVSPLPMVQKENTPLSTKLFKSYLDTSQLTPVMPVRSLTPTLLQSRKRFGTSSASSQSHTYMSSVESECCSSPRWEKDVEQSEDEPCSTTGKTSNSGSALLSNVEFLNSKGIKGLKKKELESAISPISSNDSGSRQKVGSEHSDIRDTPVTTLDVKGIVRKCLSENKIWEEKLFIKKREMANETAETSNEQQSPLRQSEPVKPFKEEEIFEKPGVKRSFELVDTSPCQELNYVKKSNAEYKRGCQILEFPANKRTGLTTDIQSLMLCDDGCLHDTCKSKEDDKSFIGNQQTVEKSLSPIIAKNLMCDLDAHYEKDDKKEYTNSSFLGTDDERPLGILSADSDLSFPEMSVTESHLEKQLLDLDKSVKDLSFEEPKPEDVPITAPESRDASQNGEEAHTVQDCKALQHEKDNDQQHMKETYLDTASSPSEKMMEALNVFKKNAVVFRSYNSPINVSNISEPCSMVSLDIMDLSPACSGSYPTAITPLQKGRPYRVYQTPYQGDAGTPYRTPKSVRRGAAPVEGERILGTPDYLAPELLLTKPHGSLISGSAVDWWALGVCLFEFLTGIPPFNDETPTQVFQNILKRDIPWPEGEEKLSDNAQNAIDILLTIDSTKRAGLKELKHHPLFHGVDWDNLQNQTMPFIPQPDDETDTSYFEARNNAQHLTVSGFSL; encoded by the exons ATGGCTGTTAAGTATGTTTCTGAAGCAGCATTGGCTCTTGACTATCTTCACAGGCATGGGATAATCCACAG GGATCTGAAGCCAGACAATATGCTAATTTCTAATCAGGGCCATATAAAGTTGACAGACTTCGGGCTTTCCAGAGTTACTCTGAACAGAG AGATAAATATGATAGATATCCTTACTACACCATCAATGGCAAAGCCAAAGCAAGACTACTCACGTACTCCAGGACAATTGTTGTCTCTCATCAGTTCTCTGGGTTTT TATACGCCTGTTGGAATGAAAATGCCCGGGCACAATTCAAGTCAATCATCTGACAGTCTGCAGGGATTGGTTTCTCCTTTACCTATGGTCCAAAAGGAAAATACCCCTCTTTCAACTAAATTATTCAAATCAT ATCTTGATACTTCTCAATTAACTCCTGTGATGCCGGTGAGAAGTTTAACTCCTACTCTACTTCAGTCAAGAAAAAGGTTTGGTACCTCCAGTGCCAGTAGTCAGTCACATACATACATGTCCAGTGTGGAATCAgagtgctgcagcagccccaggtgGGAGAAAGATGTAGAG CAAAGTGAAGATGAACCATGTTCTACAACAGGCAAAACAAGTAACAGTGGGTCAGCTCTCCTCTCAAATGTAGAATTCCTGAACAGCAAAGGTATTaaaggtttaaagaaaaaagaactggAGTCTGCCATTTCTCCCATCAGCAGCAATGATTCTGGCAGTAGGCAAAAGGTGGGAAGTGAACATTCTGATATAAGAGATACTCCTGTGACAACACTGGATGTAAAAGGCATAGtgagaaaatgtctttctgaaaataagatttgggaagaaaaactcttcataaagaaaagagagatggctaatgaaacagcagaaacttCCAATGAACAACAGTCACCTTTGAGGCAGAGTGAGCCTGTCAAGCCtttcaaagaggaagaaatttttgaaaagCCAGGTGTAAAAAGAAGCTTTGAATTAGTTGACACTAGTCCTTGTCAGGAACTTAACTATGttaaaaaaagcaatgcagaatATAAACGTGGCTGTCAGATTTTAGAATTTCCTGCAAACAAAAGGACAGGTTTGACAACAGACATTCAGTCCTTAATGCTTTGTGATGATGGATGCCTACATGACACCTGCAAAAGCAAGGAAGATGACAAGAGTTTTATTGGTAACCAGCAAACAGTAGAAAAATCACTTAGTCCAATTATAGCCAAAAATCTTATGTGTGATCTGGATGCACACTATGAAAAGGATGATAAAAAGGAGTATACAAACTCAAGTTTTTTAGGCACTGATGATGAAAGACCTTTAGGAATCCTCAGTGCAGATTCTGACTTGTCATTTCCTGAAATGTCTGTTACAGAAAGCCAtttagaaaagcagcttttagaTTTGGACAAAAGTGTTAAAGACCTCTCCTTTGAGGAACCCAAACCAGAAGACGTGCCAATAACAGCACCAGAGTCCCGAGATGCCTCACAAAATGGAGAGGAAGCACATACTGTACAGGACTGCAAGGCATTACAGCATGAAAAGGATAATGACCAGCAACACATGAAAGAAACTTACCTTGACACAGCATCTTCTCCTTCAGAAAAGATGATGGAAGCACTGAATGTCTTCAAAAAGAATGCTGTTGTTTTTCGAAGTTATAATAGTCCAATTAATGTATCCAACATATCTGAGCCATGTAGCATGGTTTCCTTAGATATAATGGATCTTTCACCTGCTTGTAGTGGCTCTTACCCAACAGCTATTACTCCATTACAGAAAGGAAGACCATACAGGGTCTATCAG ACGCCTTATCAGGGAGATGCTGGCACACCATATAGGACTCCAAAGAGTGTCAGAAGAGGAGCTGCCCCCGTAGAAGGTGAACGTATCCTTGGGACCCCAGACTACCTGGCACCTGAGCTGCTTCTGACAAAGCCTCATG GAAGTCTGATCTCTG GTTCTGCTGTAGACTGGTGGGCCCTTGGAGTTTGTCTGTTTGAGTTCCTAACTGGAATTCCACCTTTTAATGATGAAACACCAACACAagtcttccaaaatattttgaaaagag ATATTCCCTGGCCTGAGGGTGAAGAAAAGCTGTCTGATAACGCCCAAAATGCAATAGATATTCTTCTAACAATTGACAGTACTAAGAGAGCTGGACTGAAGG AACTGAAACATCACCCCCTCTTTCATGGTGTGGACTGGGATAATTTACAGAATCAAACTATGCCATTTATACCTCAGCCGGATGATGAAACTGATACCTCTTACTTTGAAGCTAGGAATAATGCTCAGCACCTGACTGTGTCTGGATTTAGTTTGTAG